CGGCGGCACGGGTCACGGAATTTCACCTCCATACCACCGCGGTGCATGCACTGAAGCTGCCACAGAATAGTGGCAGGCCCGGCCTGGATCTCAGAGGAACTTGGCTAGAGACACCCCTCCCTCTCTACCCATGGTGGTCTCCAGTAACAACACTGTTACAAAAGTAGCACCTTTTTCTGACTTCTAGTGTTTCTCTTGCACTCCAAATTATAGCAAAAATTAAATGAGGTCAGGCCTCTCCTGAGCCAGCTCTTTTAGCACTCTTGCGTGCAAGTTATCGGAACCCGCTGATTTAAAACCATTTATCTTGAGAAGATGTTGTTTAACATCCTCCTGAGTTATTAATGGACTGGAAAGTACTTCATCTTCTTCATGAGATACAAGCACATCAGTCTCCTTCTGTCCAAATAGGGAACATAAATATTTATCCAACACTTCTGCTTTTTCTGCATCATTAACAATTTCTCCCTCTAGCGTCAGCCTGCCCCAGTTGTAAGTTCTCTATTGTTCCTAACGTATGGTAAGGGCTCCTTCCCAGTGTCCTGCCAGCCAGGCATTGTTCCTGTGTCTTTGGCTTCCCTTACCAGTTTTTTACTCTTCCCTACTTCTCAtttatacacacatgcacatctcctagagctggaagggacctcaggaggccatctagtccagtccctgccctgctggcaggcCCAAGTACTGTCCCTGAcagctatttgccccaatccctgaatggccccctcaaagattgagctcacagccctgggtttagcaggccaatgctcaaaccactgagctctccctccccataAACTTGGCAGACTTTTATAATAATGATATTTATCTCGGGGGTCTCACGAGTTCATTTAACCCTGTTCCCTaccctctcagcagggccaagcaccatcaccCCCTCCTGTTTGTCCTGCTGCCTAACCAGGCTAGAGATCACAATCTGGGCTTTAACAGGCCAATGCGGAAGCCATGGAACTTTGCCCCCCGACCCCCGTGCCAGCTGCACTCTATGTTCGCTGTCCCGCACTTGTAAgtcaggctctgctctctctaaCTGGTGCTGTCACCTCACCCCTGAACCGGGCAGGGCTTTCACAGTAAGTTGTGCTGTCGCTTGTGGTCCGGTCACTGAGTGAGCATGTCTGGAAGAGCTCCCCGGCTGCAGCCAGTCTTCCACTTACACTTTTCCTCCCAGTGAATGCCGCTGAGAATGCgccgggctctggggctgggcccttgggAGCCTGGCTGTGCCCATCTGTGcccggctctggggctgggcctgttCCTGGCTGTGCCCGGCTCGGAGCAGGCTGTATTGCTCACAGGGGCTTTCgaagggcgggggcaccactaaGAGTGCGGAGGGGTTTTCCCTTCCTCAGTTTCACCCCTTAACTCCCAGGTCGACCCCAGGGCCGGAAACACCCGCTTCTCTTGCAGGCAGTGACCCtggtcctgccctgccacagccccggACTCTGCTCTGAGTTCCCCCAGAGCCTCCTGGTGAGGTGACCCCCAGAACAGGGTGTGGTGCCACCAACCATTGGGCCGCACGGGCCCCCCGCACGGGGCAGACCAGCATCGGTGCCGTTTGCAACCAGCACTCAGCTCTGGCGCGGCACAGAGCCTGGTCTGCCTGGCGCCTCGCTCCTGGTGCGTGGGACGAAGCCCCTGCTGCGCGCCAGCCCTGGTAGAGGCAGCCCCAGGGCGCACGGCGCTGCGCAGGCCCCCCTGGGTCACGGCGCACCCGCAGCCGCGCTCCGGGCTGGGCCGGAGCTCCCGGTGCCCTTAACTCcgggctcggggcgggggggactggcccggcccggcccggcccgagtGGGTCGGACCAGCGCAGTGTTCCCAGCTCGGGCGCTCTCCCACAAACGGCTTTGCAAAGCCTCACCAGCCCCTCGGCTCCACGGGCGGCTGCGGGCAGCGAGTTCCCCTGGGCCGGGGCCTCTGGCGAGCGGCTCCGCTGGGGTGTGGTGGCTTCCGCCCCGCTCCCATCCTACTCCCGTTCCGCTGCGTCCCCGAGCCCTGGGTGCGCGCCGCGAGCCGGGAACCGCACCCCAACCGCCGCGCTGCGGGACTCAGCGGTTCCGCTCCGCGCCGCCCTCAGACGCGCTcccggggcgggaggggaggacgGGCTGAGAGCCCCCAGGCCAGTCACTGCAGCAGCCCGGGGGGCCGAGACCCGCCCGCCCGGGGGTCACTAGCCGGGGCAGCGCGGGGCCCGCAGACACGGACGGGAGCCAGGAGGCGCCCGGGGAATCCGCAGCGGAGACGGAGCCCTGCCTGCCCGGGCGCTTTCCGAGCCCAGCAGCTCGGCGGGCGCTCCCCCGGAGCCGGGCGCCGGGCAACCCCAGCCGCCCGTCCGCCCGCCGGGCCGTACAGTGTGAAACCGCCGCCCGCTCCGGACCCCGGCAGCGCCGAGCGCTCCCACCGCGCGCTCTGATCCCCATCCCGCCGGGTCTGGGGACCCGGAGTGCGGGAGCTACCCGGATCTCCGGGGATCCcgggccagcagcacaggctgcgAATCAGCCTCGTGCGAATTCGGGGTCCGAACAGCGGGGGCCCGGCGCGGCCGCTTCCTTCCTCCTGAGCCTCCCCGCGCGGGGTCCCGCATCTCCGTTGGGCGAACTCAGGGCTGCCAGACGCCGCGGCTGGAAGTGCGGCGGTCCCAGGCGGAGGGTGAGCGGGAGCCGCGCGGTGGTGGCGGGGTCCGCATTCTGCAGGTTATAGCGCGCCCCGGAAGGGAGACAAAAGGCCCGTTCTCGGGGCGGCTCCGGAGCGAATCCTGCTTCCCGTGTGAACGCAGCGGCGCCCGCCCGCTGGAAGAGATTCTCCCggctccggccccggccccgggcgCTGCACTTAGGCGCCGGTctccccagggcccccacacCGCAAGTTCATTGCGCCCCGAGTTCGCCAACAGCCCGCGGAAATGCGGGATCCGAGGCCCGTTTCCGCGGGTCCCCGTTCGGCCGCAGCTCGTGCGGGCGCGTCCGGGGGCGCAGGGCGGCTGGCGGGTTCCCTTCTCTGCTCCGGCAATTGGGCCCCGGGCGCAGGGCGGAGGCGCCGGGTTGGGTTTGGGGCTCAGTTCCGACGTGAGTTGCCCCCTCCCCGAAAACAAAGCCCGGGCCTGGGCCCCCAAGCGCTGGGGTCGCTCTgggtccctcctcttcccccgctggcctCAGCGCCGGCTGTGCGGGGGACCGGGAGCGGCCGGCCCTGGTTGTGTGCACGCTCGGAGCCGGGGCAGGGGGGTCCCGGGCGCGGGGAGCCGGGGTGGCCTTACCTTTCTGCACGCCGGGGCCGAGCGAGCCCCACGCCGAGCTCTTCCCCTCTTTGAACAGCGTCTCCCCGACTGGCTCTGGAGCGGAGACAGAGCCGCGTTCacacgggccgggccgggccgggccgagccgagccgagccgagcctgGACAGCGCTTTCCCCCTCCCGCGCCCCGGGCAGCTTTTAAAGCCCGGcccggtccccagccagcccccgcgCGGCGCGGCCGCCGCTTCCCCCCCGCGGGGCGGTGAAGCCAGGAAACGCGTCCAGGAAAGAGGAAATCCGATTTCCGACAGGGCCCGGAGCGCTCTGACCAGGGATAAAAGCCCGTCGGCGGCTGGGCGGGAGCGAGCCGGGGGAGCGCCCCGGGCCGGGAGAGACGGGAGCGGGCGGGGAGCTCCGGGACCGGGGAGAGGCGGGATCCGGAGAGCGCCCGGGGCCGGGGAGAGGCGGGAGCGGGCCGGGAGCTCCGGGGCCGGGGAGAAGCGGGATCCGGGGAGCGCCCGGGGCCGGGGAGAGGCGGGAGCGGGCCGGGAGCCCGGGCGCCCATCCCCGTGGcctcgggccgggccgggccgggccgggcgggcagCCGCAGGGAGGGCGCGGCCCGTACCTGGCAGGTACATGTTGAGCAGCAGCGGCTGGGCTGCGGAGCCCCGCGGCATGGCAGCTCTGGgcgcggcccgcgggctgcatggCTTATGAGCCCGGCCCGGCCGTTCGCGGGGCTGTTGCTGGGGGGGCGGGACGGGGGGGGCAGTTTCCAGGCAACTGGCGAGGGGCGCGGGCCCGGCTGCGGCAATTTCCTCTGCAGAGCGGGCGGCTAATTGCAgcgcggcccccgccccccctaTCGGCCCATCAGACGGGGCGGGCGGCCGGGCGGGTTTCTATGGAGCCGGGCGCGGGCGCCTCCTGCTTTCCGCCTCCCTGCGCTGGGCAAACAGCCGCCGCGGCCCAGCTGCGAGCCCGGggcctggcgggggggtggggccggggtAGGAGCCGGGACC
This portion of the Carettochelys insculpta isolate YL-2023 chromosome 8, ASM3395843v1, whole genome shotgun sequence genome encodes:
- the FEV gene encoding protein FEV, producing the protein MPRGSAAQPLLLNMYLPGTGRALPAAARPARPGPARGHGDGRPGSRPAPASPRPRALPGSRFSPAPELPARSRLSPAPGALRIPPLPGPGAPRPLPSLPARGAPPARSRPAADGLLSLVRALRALSEIGFPLSWTRFLASPPRGGEAAAAPRGGWLGTGPGFKSCPGRGRGKALSRLGSARLGPARPGPCERGSVSAPEPVGETLFKEGKSSAWGSLGPGVQKGSGQIQLWQFLLELLSDRTNLNCIAWEGTNGEFKLVDPDEVARRWGERKSKPNMNYDKLSRALRYYYDKNIMTKVHGKRYAYKFDFQGLAQVCQPAAPDHALYKLQGNLAPLPFSGISKLNLMASSVTPTGFSYWPGSAPALYPSPSLQPSTPFSAMAASHINNMNNHYH